The genomic DNA TTCTCGTAGCGCAGCACACCTACTTAATATACACCTCACATTAGAATAACAAGTATTAACTATATTCGCAAGAAGAGATAAAAATATCTCTTTCCTAGTACCCAATCGCCACTTAAAAGTTAACTTCTCGGCGTTAAAATACACTAAACAACTAAGAAGCAGCAATTCCAGGGAACATTATTCTGATTGGAGAACGTCAATTTAACCCGCCGTCTTCTGACCATGCTGAAATTTTATATGCCAGTAACCAAGCGAACTCTTTGTAGTTTAATTGTAAGCTGTTTGATGCTTTTGGCTTATCAGCCACCCAACTATGGGAATAATAAGCAGTTCGATACCCAGACGAGTGAAAAGGCAGTTAATCGTACCTCCATCAACGGAAAATACACACCTCTGGCAATTAATTATTTTCTGGAAGTGGCTATGGGAACTGAGTACGAAGGCTCAAGTTCCACAATCAAAAAATGGGATAGGGATATAAGGATTAAAGTTATTGGTTCGCCAACTCCTGAAGACCTCACAAGTTTGCAAGCAGTAATTGACGAAATCAATATTCTTACCTCAGGTAATATTAACTTGTCATACGATGCGAATAATCCCAACCTAGAAATTTATTTTGTTCCTGTCTCACAATTTGCGAAATACGAGCCAAATTATAAGGCGTTAAATTATGGTTTTTGCTGGGTTGGGTGGAATAATGATGCTATTTATAAGTCGAGAGTTTTGATTTCTACGGTTGGAATTACCCAGAAAGAACGCTCTCATCTGATCCGCGAAGAACTCACCCAATCTTTAGGGTTAATGAGGGATTCTGACAGATACGCAGATAGTATCTTCTATCAAGGTTGGACTGACTCAACAGAGTATGCTGAGATTGATAAAGCTCTTATCAAAATGCTTTATCGACCAGAAATCCGTTCTGGAATGAGTAAGGCACAAGTGCTGGAGGTGTTGAGAAC from Funiculus sociatus GB2-C1 includes the following:
- a CDS encoding DUF2927 domain-containing protein, which gives rise to MENVNLTRRLLTMLKFYMPVTKRTLCSLIVSCLMLLAYQPPNYGNNKQFDTQTSEKAVNRTSINGKYTPLAINYFLEVAMGTEYEGSSSTIKKWDRDIRIKVIGSPTPEDLTSLQAVIDEINILTSGNINLSYDANNPNLEIYFVPVSQFAKYEPNYKALNYGFCWVGWNNDAIYKSRVLISTVGITQKERSHLIREELTQSLGLMRDSDRYADSIFYQGWTDSTEYAEIDKALIKMLYRPEIRSGMSKAQVLEVLRTMDIQEEIAPNSDCRPTDANPALDFSVESFCDSSTK